A single Desulfuromonas sp. DNA region contains:
- the gspE gene encoding type II secretion system ATPase GspE, giving the protein MTRWRLLGEILQEQCGIGRDTIENALEAQREKSQRLGEILMGMKALSAADLARALAVQQDLPFLETIPADAVNSELLDLVPIGFAKEYRILPLERRDGAIRVAMADPLDGRPLNDLAALTKAPLEVAVAPPEEILSAINRAFETRAGGAQEFVEDISGESAGELAGGFEPEDLLDVSDEAPIIRFVNSLIPQAYKQRASDIHIEPFESEFIARYRIDGILYEVLRPPHKAQASITSRIKIMANLNIAEKRLPQDGRFSVRIAGKDVDVRVSTLPTAFGERVVMRLLDKSSNVISLEEIGMDPDLLQQTLGMIGKSHGIFLVTGPTGSGKTTTLYAALSRLNSREKNIITVEDPIEYQLAGVGQIQVNPKIDLTFAAGLRSILRQDPDIIMVGEIRDGETAEIAVQSALTGHMVFSTLHTNDAASALTRLVEMGIEPFLAASSIVGIMAQRLVRKICPACKEAYRPTAEMMREMGLEKAVPGEATFYRGKGCAQCMDIGYRGRAGIYELLPVDEQVRDLLLQNKDSASIKAAATKKWMKTLRDAGLAKALAGETTIEEVLRVTQEEI; this is encoded by the coding sequence ATGACGCGCTGGAGGCTTCTGGGCGAGATTCTGCAAGAGCAGTGCGGGATCGGCCGGGATACCATCGAAAACGCCCTCGAGGCTCAACGGGAGAAGAGCCAACGGCTGGGCGAGATCCTGATGGGGATGAAGGCCCTTTCGGCCGCAGACCTCGCCCGGGCCCTCGCCGTACAGCAGGACCTGCCCTTCCTCGAGACCATCCCCGCCGATGCAGTCAACAGCGAACTGCTGGACCTCGTGCCGATCGGCTTCGCCAAGGAATACCGCATCCTCCCCCTGGAGCGCCGGGACGGCGCGATACGGGTGGCGATGGCCGACCCTCTCGACGGCCGCCCCCTCAACGACCTGGCCGCCCTCACCAAGGCGCCGTTGGAGGTCGCGGTGGCGCCGCCCGAGGAGATCCTGAGCGCCATCAACCGCGCCTTCGAGACCCGCGCCGGCGGAGCCCAGGAATTCGTGGAGGACATCTCCGGAGAGAGCGCCGGGGAGCTGGCCGGGGGGTTCGAACCCGAGGACCTGCTCGACGTCTCCGACGAAGCCCCGATCATCCGCTTCGTCAACAGCCTCATCCCCCAGGCCTACAAGCAGCGCGCCAGCGACATACACATCGAGCCCTTCGAGTCCGAGTTCATCGCCCGCTACCGCATCGACGGCATTCTTTACGAGGTGCTGCGCCCGCCCCACAAGGCCCAGGCGAGCATCACCTCGCGCATCAAGATCATGGCCAACCTCAACATCGCCGAAAAGCGCCTGCCCCAGGATGGCCGGTTCAGCGTACGCATCGCCGGCAAGGACGTGGACGTACGCGTCTCGACCCTGCCGACCGCCTTCGGCGAGCGGGTGGTCATGCGCCTGCTCGACAAATCCTCCAACGTCATCTCCCTGGAGGAGATCGGGATGGACCCCGACCTGCTCCAGCAGACCCTGGGAATGATCGGCAAGAGCCACGGCATCTTCCTGGTGACGGGCCCGACCGGATCGGGAAAAACCACCACCCTGTACGCGGCCCTCTCCCGGCTCAACAGCCGGGAGAAGAACATCATCACCGTCGAGGACCCCATCGAGTACCAGCTGGCCGGAGTCGGCCAGATCCAGGTCAACCCCAAGATCGACCTGACCTTCGCCGCCGGCCTGCGCTCGATCCTTCGCCAGGACCCGGACATCATCATGGTCGGCGAGATCCGCGACGGCGAGACGGCGGAGATCGCAGTGCAGTCCGCCCTCACCGGCCACATGGTCTTCTCCACGTTGCACACCAACGACGCCGCCAGCGCCCTGACCCGCCTGGTGGAGATGGGTATCGAACCGTTCCTGGCCGCCTCCTCCATCGTCGGCATCATGGCCCAGCGCCTGGTGCGCAAGATCTGCCCCGCCTGCAAGGAAGCCTATCGCCCCACCGCCGAGATGATGCGGGAGATGGGCCTGGAGAAGGCTGTTCCCGGCGAAGCCACATTCTACCGCGGCAAAGGCTGCGCCCAGTGCATGGACATCGGCTACCGCGGCCGGGCCGGGATCTACGAACTGCTTCCCGTGGACGAGCAGGTCCGCGACCTGCTGCTGCAGAACAAGGATTCGGCCAGCATCAAGGCCGCGGCGACCAAGAAGTGGATGAAGACCCTGCGCGACGCCGGCCTGGCCAAGGCGCTTGCCGGCGAGACGACCATCGAGGAGGTTCTTCGCGTGACCCAGGAGGAGATCTAG
- the gspF gene encoding type II secretion system inner membrane protein GspF has translation MALFEYSGLNAGGKKVSGVVEATGKRAVLQKLRGQGIYPTELREQNAAAAGKPSLSGLSLTRKVPTAELAAATRQLSTLLGAGLPLDEALATVGGQLENAALAHAIGQVREDVVQGESFNAALAKFPRIFAPLYVNMVQVGENSGTLDQVLQRLADFQEEQARMKSRIRAATAYPILMAVVGVGVLFFMFAFVVPKVTRMLEDLGQALPLPTRLLIGASDLLMSTWWVLVLLLAAAAIATLRYVRTERGREKLDRLALRLPLFGKLNLLIATSRFARTLGTLLQSGVPLLGALDIAKNLLQNRVLFNAIEETAVCVREGEGLAAPLKRSGVFPPMVAQMAAVGEKSGEMEQMLFRVAESYEHQVDLSITAMLSLLEPLMILLMGSVVGFIVMAILLPIFQASQGMG, from the coding sequence GTGGCCCTCTTCGAATATTCCGGCCTCAACGCCGGCGGCAAAAAGGTCTCGGGAGTCGTCGAGGCGACGGGCAAACGCGCGGTCCTTCAAAAGCTGCGCGGCCAGGGGATCTACCCGACCGAACTGCGGGAGCAGAACGCCGCGGCGGCCGGCAAGCCCTCCCTGTCGGGCCTGAGCCTCACCAGGAAGGTGCCGACCGCCGAACTCGCCGCCGCCACCCGCCAGCTCTCCACCCTGCTCGGGGCGGGCCTTCCCCTTGACGAGGCGCTGGCCACGGTCGGCGGGCAACTCGAGAACGCCGCCCTCGCCCACGCCATCGGCCAGGTCCGCGAGGACGTGGTCCAGGGCGAGTCGTTCAACGCCGCACTCGCCAAGTTCCCCCGCATCTTCGCCCCCCTGTATGTGAACATGGTCCAGGTCGGCGAGAACAGCGGGACTCTCGACCAGGTCCTGCAGCGACTGGCCGACTTCCAGGAGGAGCAGGCGCGGATGAAGAGCCGCATCCGGGCCGCCACCGCCTACCCGATCCTAATGGCGGTGGTCGGGGTCGGAGTCCTCTTCTTCATGTTCGCCTTCGTCGTCCCCAAAGTGACGCGCATGCTGGAAGACCTCGGCCAGGCCCTGCCCCTGCCAACCCGGCTGCTGATCGGCGCCAGCGATCTGCTCATGTCCACCTGGTGGGTGCTGGTCCTGCTCCTGGCGGCCGCGGCGATCGCCACGCTCCGCTACGTGCGCACCGAGCGGGGCCGGGAGAAGCTCGACCGGCTGGCCCTGCGCCTTCCCCTGTTCGGCAAGCTCAACCTGCTGATCGCCACCTCGCGCTTCGCCCGCACACTCGGGACCCTGCTCCAGAGCGGGGTGCCCCTGCTCGGGGCCTTGGACATCGCCAAGAACCTGCTCCAGAACCGGGTGCTGTTCAACGCCATCGAGGAGACGGCGGTCTGCGTCCGCGAGGGCGAGGGGCTGGCCGCTCCGCTCAAGCGCTCGGGGGTCTTCCCTCCGATGGTGGCCCAGATGGCCGCGGTAGGAGAGAAGAGCGGGGAGATGGAGCAGATGCTGTTCCGGGTCGCCGAGTCGTACGAGCACCAGGTCGATCTCTCGATCACCGCCATGCTCTCGCTGCTCGAACCCCTGATGATCCTGCTCATGGGCAGCGTCGTCGGCTTCATCGTGATGGCGATCCTTCTGCCGATCTTCCAGGCCAGCCAGGGGATGGGGTAA
- the gspG gene encoding type II secretion system major pseudopilin GspG, whose protein sequence is MKKSVLSNSRGFTLIEIMVVVVILGILAGIVVPRLLDRPEEARRTKAAVQIKSLEEALGLYKLDNGSYPSTEQGLQALASKPTVGRIPAKYRDGGYLKKVPLDPWSSEYVFLSPGIHGDFDIISYGADGEQGGEGKNADIESWNLE, encoded by the coding sequence ATGAAAAAATCGGTACTGAGCAATTCCCGCGGCTTCACCCTGATCGAGATCATGGTTGTGGTGGTCATCCTCGGCATTCTCGCCGGGATCGTCGTCCCCCGGTTGCTGGACCGCCCGGAGGAGGCCCGCCGCACAAAGGCCGCGGTGCAGATCAAGAGCCTCGAGGAGGCCCTGGGGCTCTACAAGCTCGACAACGGCTCCTACCCTTCCACGGAACAGGGCCTTCAGGCGCTGGCCAGCAAGCCGACCGTCGGCCGCATCCCGGCCAAGTACCGGGACGGGGGCTACCTGAAGAAGGTCCCCCTCGACCCCTGGAGCAGCGAGTACGTCTTCCTTTCGCCGGGCATCCACGGGGATTTCGACATCATCTCCTACGGCGCCGACGGCGAGCAGGGAGGCGAGGGAAAGAATGCCGACATTGAAAGCTGGAACCTGGAATAG
- a CDS encoding prepilin-type N-terminal cleavage/methylation domain-containing protein yields the protein MPTLKAGTWNRAGFTLVELALVVLLVSLFSMLTLPTLTGLGQNELSGSARRIAGTVKYLFNESALDRLEYRLTYDLDRDTFGAKKLESNGELVAVTGTGRQQRLKGGVRFKDVQVTGRGKFSTGEVTTSIHPVGWLDETVVHLENDRGKALTLRINPFTGSTEVHEGYLEF from the coding sequence ATGCCGACATTGAAAGCTGGAACCTGGAATAGGGCCGGCTTCACCCTGGTCGAACTGGCGCTGGTCGTCCTGCTGGTCAGCCTTTTTTCCATGCTGACCCTGCCGACCCTTACCGGCCTCGGCCAGAACGAGCTCTCCGGCTCTGCCCGCCGCATTGCAGGAACGGTCAAGTACCTGTTCAACGAGTCGGCCCTGGACCGCCTGGAGTACCGGCTGACCTACGACCTCGACCGTGACACCTTCGGCGCCAAGAAGCTCGAGAGCAACGGGGAGTTGGTCGCGGTCACCGGCACCGGCCGCCAGCAGCGGCTCAAGGGGGGCGTTCGATTCAAGGACGTCCAGGTGACGGGGAGAGGGAAATTCAGCACCGGGGAAGTTACCACCTCCATCCACCCGGTGGGCTGGCTGGACGAGACGGTGGTCCACCTGGAAAACGACCGGGGCAAGGCCCTGACCCTGAGGATCAACCCGTTCACCGGGTCGACGGAGGTCCATGAAGGCTACCTCGAGTTCTAA
- a CDS encoding prepilin-type N-terminal cleavage/methylation domain-containing protein: protein MKATSSSKAGGFTLLEAMIALAIISIALVTLLGLGNRSIGVNARLQKITQATLLAQEKMTEIEFEAELGRLDFLEKEDGFEAPFDGYRWRTRYEGTPLTDVKMVTVTVLWGEEKKNEAVDLNSFLLSGPPGS, encoded by the coding sequence ATGAAGGCTACCTCGAGTTCTAAGGCCGGCGGCTTCACTCTGCTCGAAGCCATGATCGCCCTGGCTATCATCAGCATCGCCCTGGTCACTCTCCTGGGGCTGGGCAACCGCTCTATCGGCGTCAACGCCCGCCTGCAGAAGATCACCCAGGCCACCCTCCTGGCCCAGGAGAAGATGACCGAGATCGAGTTCGAAGCCGAGCTGGGCCGTCTCGACTTTCTGGAAAAGGAGGACGGCTTCGAGGCCCCCTTCGACGGATACCGCTGGCGGACCCGATACGAGGGCACCCCCCTGACGGACGTCAAGATGGTCACCGTGACCGTCCTGTGGGGGGAGGAGAAGAAAAACGAGGCGGTGGACCTCAATTCATTCCTCCTTTCCGGCCCGCCGGGCTCCTGA
- a CDS encoding type II secretion system protein GspJ: MPDRNFAPASATARSEKGFTLLEVMLAVTITTVVLLTIYGVFTSVSRAKDRMESEGEGYHQARVLFDRIGREIRGTFYNNRDPRTRFEGGVDADGDPFLILSTTAVSPQSGPGAGIVVVRYRLEGDPGRDEGKKVLLRSEYPLFDTDGEDRPTYRLATGITGMRVRFYRNDVWYEEWDAEEERLPQMMEVLLELAAGEQSVPFRSTFEVPAIGVQ, translated from the coding sequence ATGCCGGACCGCAATTTCGCACCCGCTTCGGCCACGGCACGAAGCGAAAAGGGTTTTACCCTGCTGGAGGTCATGCTCGCGGTGACCATCACCACCGTCGTGCTGCTGACCATCTACGGGGTCTTCACCTCGGTGAGCCGGGCCAAGGACCGCATGGAGTCCGAGGGCGAGGGCTACCACCAGGCCAGGGTCCTGTTCGACCGCATCGGCCGGGAAATCCGGGGCACATTCTACAACAATCGCGACCCCCGGACCCGCTTCGAGGGCGGGGTGGACGCGGACGGCGACCCCTTTCTGATCCTCTCCACCACCGCGGTCAGCCCGCAGAGCGGGCCGGGTGCCGGCATCGTTGTCGTGCGCTATCGCCTTGAAGGGGATCCCGGGCGGGACGAGGGCAAAAAGGTCCTGCTGCGCAGCGAATACCCCCTGTTCGATACCGACGGCGAGGACCGGCCGACCTACCGCCTGGCGACGGGCATCACCGGGATGAGGGTGCGCTTCTACCGCAACGACGTATGGTACGAGGAGTGGGACGCCGAGGAGGAGAGGCTCCCGCAGATGATGGAGGTCCTGCTCGAACTGGCTGCCGGAGAGCAGAGCGTCCCCTTTCGCTCGACCTTCGAAGTGCCGGCGATCGGGGTGCAGTGA
- the gspK gene encoding type II secretion system minor pseudopilin GspK — protein sequence MKALRNEEGTVLLLVLVVVALLTSLLTEFAFSTLVDLRLTETFRDSTKAYYLAKGGVRAGRIILQNDRNGYDARNDPEELWSQGMGTFPVGGGSVSVTIEDLGGRLDLNRLVLSDGINPNPAAIDRLLRLFEILEIEEGEDLTAALIDWIDEDEEIYDLRGYGAEDEHYLRLDPPYPTKNGSLSTLGELARVRGFTPEVIGLVTPHITVYGGEKINVNTASAQVLMSLSEDPLIDEAAAEAIIELRESKPFRSSQDLKGLNSLPGLENLLRDPFTVKSDTYRITTEAWVNDGSREVDAIVTKDGDKLLFVKVN from the coding sequence ATGAAAGCTCTGCGCAATGAAGAAGGCACGGTTTTGCTGCTGGTCCTCGTGGTGGTGGCCCTGCTGACATCCCTGCTGACCGAGTTCGCCTTCTCCACCCTGGTGGACCTGCGGCTCACCGAAACCTTTCGGGACAGCACCAAGGCCTACTACCTCGCCAAGGGGGGGGTGCGGGCCGGGCGCATCATCCTCCAGAACGACCGCAACGGCTACGACGCCCGCAACGACCCGGAGGAGCTGTGGAGCCAGGGAATGGGCACCTTCCCGGTGGGCGGCGGCTCGGTCTCGGTCACCATCGAGGACCTCGGGGGCCGGCTGGACCTCAACCGCCTCGTGCTGAGCGACGGGATCAACCCCAACCCCGCCGCCATCGACCGCCTGCTGCGCCTTTTCGAGATCCTGGAAATCGAGGAGGGAGAGGATCTGACCGCGGCCCTCATCGACTGGATCGACGAGGACGAAGAGATCTACGACCTGCGCGGCTACGGCGCCGAGGACGAACACTATTTGCGCCTCGACCCGCCATACCCGACCAAGAACGGCAGTCTGAGCACCCTCGGCGAACTCGCCAGGGTGCGGGGCTTCACCCCGGAGGTCATCGGCCTGGTCACGCCGCACATCACGGTCTACGGCGGGGAGAAGATCAACGTCAACACCGCCAGCGCCCAGGTGCTGATGTCCCTGTCGGAAGACCCGCTCATCGACGAGGCGGCGGCCGAGGCCATTATCGAACTCCGCGAATCGAAACCTTTCCGGAGCAGCCAGGACCTGAAGGGGCTGAACAGCCTGCCGGGGCTTGAAAACCTGCTTCGGGACCCCTTCACGGTGAAGAGCGACACCTACCGGATCACGACGGAGGCCTGGGTAAACGACGGCAGCCGGGAGGTGGACGCGATCGTCACCAAGGACGGCGACAAACTCCTCTTTGTGAAAGTGAACTGA
- a CDS encoding GspL/Epsl periplasmic domain-containing protein — MAKRFIGIDIDSRHLRVAIAASDKGQATLVSATSQPYADREELLQKLRKAVGGPPRYGDRLAAALPAGEGFARWLSFPFADLKKIEAALSFELSAQLPVPEEDCTADFQKPLAAGGAFTVAAAAGRNEAIRPLVETFEEAGLPLQVLDLAPFAYAAGLRGALADGLLVSLTEAETTLALVLEGRPSSYRLLPAASGGTEQGLVPSLLREASALQRAAGRDGLPFHLIGSGAAPALVEALRAEGVEAAIPDLSLEGRPLEPEMLPVAALALRAAIPEKEREFNFRKGAFALSSEWSALKNGLIAAAVLLTLSAASLAGAAYLNYSHKADRTEGLKQEMVRVYKKVFPKAKTIVDVPLQMQSGISELRKRSRTIGAAAQSSPLAILQEISRKLPEEITIDIRDWNYSPETVRMEGHTTSFDAINQISKSLEQSPLFHEAQISDAKMSLDGRRVDFRITLALIKEKAEQ; from the coding sequence ATGGCCAAACGCTTTATCGGAATCGACATCGACAGCCGGCACCTGCGGGTCGCCATTGCCGCCAGCGACAAGGGGCAGGCCACCCTGGTCTCGGCTACGAGCCAGCCCTACGCAGACCGGGAAGAACTGCTGCAGAAACTGCGCAAGGCAGTCGGCGGACCGCCGCGCTACGGAGACCGCCTCGCCGCCGCCCTGCCCGCCGGGGAGGGCTTCGCACGCTGGCTGTCCTTTCCCTTCGCCGACCTGAAGAAGATCGAGGCCGCCCTCAGCTTCGAACTCTCCGCCCAGTTGCCCGTCCCCGAAGAGGATTGCACCGCCGACTTCCAGAAACCGCTGGCCGCCGGGGGGGCCTTCACCGTCGCCGCAGCCGCGGGCCGAAACGAGGCCATCCGCCCCCTCGTGGAAACCTTCGAAGAGGCCGGCCTGCCGCTGCAGGTGCTCGACCTCGCCCCCTTCGCCTATGCCGCGGGTCTGCGCGGCGCTCTTGCCGACGGCCTTCTGGTCAGCCTCACCGAGGCCGAGACCACCCTCGCCCTGGTCCTCGAAGGGCGCCCGAGCAGCTACCGGCTCCTTCCGGCCGCGAGCGGCGGGACCGAACAGGGCCTGGTCCCCTCGCTGCTGCGGGAGGCCTCGGCCCTTCAAAGGGCCGCGGGGCGGGACGGGTTGCCCTTTCACCTGATCGGCTCCGGCGCCGCCCCAGCCCTGGTCGAGGCCCTGCGAGCCGAGGGCGTCGAGGCCGCAATCCCCGACCTCTCCCTCGAAGGGCGGCCCCTCGAGCCGGAGATGCTCCCCGTTGCGGCCCTCGCCCTGCGCGCCGCGATCCCGGAGAAGGAGCGGGAATTCAACTTCCGCAAGGGGGCCTTCGCCCTGAGCAGCGAGTGGTCTGCCCTCAAGAACGGACTCATCGCGGCGGCCGTCCTCCTGACCCTCTCCGCGGCGAGCCTGGCCGGCGCCGCCTATCTCAACTATTCCCACAAGGCCGACCGCACCGAGGGCCTGAAGCAGGAGATGGTCCGGGTCTACAAAAAGGTCTTTCCCAAGGCCAAGACCATCGTCGACGTTCCCCTGCAGATGCAGAGCGGCATCAGCGAACTGCGCAAGCGCAGCCGCACCATCGGCGCCGCCGCCCAGTCCTCCCCCCTGGCGATTCTCCAGGAGATCTCCAGAAAACTTCCCGAGGAGATCACCATCGACATCCGGGACTGGAACTACAGCCCGGAGACGGTCCGCATGGAGGGTCACACCACCTCCTTTGACGCCATCAACCAGATATCCAAGAGCCTCGAACAGTCCCCCCTCTTCCACGAGGCTCAGATCTCCGACGCCAAAATGAGCCTCGACGGCCGCCGGGTCGATTTTCGCATCACCCTGGCCCTGATCAAGGAGAAGGCCGAACAATGA
- the gspM gene encoding type II secretion system protein GspM, with product MISQLSQRDRIALAAGGLVVLATVLYLAVFEPYREGTARLDAQIATRQRQLQEVQAMRQDYLQLQQRVAEAEKRLDSGQAFSLFSFVEGLTAEVAAKGNLVYMRPQPAGVQDDFKEESVEIKLEKIRLDQVVNLLYRIDTAKAYLKVKNLRLKPRFDDRTELDAVLTISSFRRNA from the coding sequence ATGATATCCCAACTCAGTCAGCGCGACCGTATCGCCTTGGCGGCGGGCGGCCTGGTGGTCCTGGCCACCGTCCTCTACCTGGCGGTGTTCGAGCCCTACCGCGAAGGAACAGCCCGCCTCGACGCCCAGATCGCCACCCGCCAGCGGCAGCTGCAGGAGGTTCAGGCCATGCGCCAGGACTACCTCCAACTCCAGCAGCGGGTGGCCGAGGCGGAAAAACGCCTCGACAGCGGCCAGGCATTTTCCCTCTTCTCCTTCGTCGAGGGCCTGACCGCCGAGGTGGCGGCCAAGGGGAATCTGGTCTACATGCGCCCCCAGCCCGCCGGCGTCCAGGACGACTTCAAAGAGGAGTCGGTGGAGATCAAGCTGGAGAAGATCCGCCTCGACCAGGTGGTCAACCTGCTCTACCGCATCGACACCGCCAAAGCCTACCTCAAGGTGAAGAACCTGCGCCTTAAGCCCCGCTTCGACGACCGCACCGAGCTCGACGCGGTGCTGACCATTTCGTCCTTCCGGAGAAACGCATGA
- the gspN gene encoding type II secretion system protein GspN gives MRIFPRLRGANQTADSPSAAGSSVRRHLLAACVLLMALVASFYMLFPESALEERIEYEVARGTGVELDLSGLRLLFPPGLSARKAVLQDEALPVSAPELSALRVKPLWSTLMGDDPGIAFDARLLGGTVGGTALRNGEVEAQLEQVSYSAPLMAGSSLAVAATLSKGSFRGRLPLHQAKNSRLELNLERAEISGLGSVGSPQDSLSLGSVQLLGTGKGKTFKIEKLESSGGDLDASGTGTVILTEPLGRSRLSLNLALRPGQALDKGLADLLGLFAKKNRDGSYRLRVGGTLAKPRI, from the coding sequence ATGAGAATTTTTCCCCGCCTGCGCGGCGCCAACCAAACTGCGGATTCACCCTCCGCCGCCGGCTCCTCCGTCCGGCGCCACCTCCTCGCAGCCTGCGTCCTGCTGATGGCCCTGGTGGCGAGCTTTTACATGCTCTTCCCCGAATCAGCCCTTGAAGAGCGCATCGAATACGAGGTCGCTCGGGGAACCGGCGTCGAGCTCGACCTGAGCGGCCTTCGCCTGCTCTTTCCCCCCGGGCTCTCGGCCCGCAAGGCGGTTCTGCAGGACGAGGCCCTCCCCGTCTCCGCGCCTGAGCTCAGCGCCCTTCGGGTCAAGCCCCTTTGGAGCACCCTCATGGGGGACGACCCCGGGATCGCCTTCGACGCCCGGCTCCTGGGAGGGACCGTGGGCGGGACCGCGCTCCGCAACGGCGAGGTCGAGGCACAGTTGGAGCAGGTCAGCTATTCCGCGCCCCTGATGGCGGGGTCCTCCCTGGCCGTCGCCGCGACCCTGAGCAAAGGCTCTTTCCGCGGCCGCCTCCCCCTGCACCAGGCCAAGAACTCCAGGCTCGAACTCAATCTGGAGCGGGCAGAGATCTCGGGGCTCGGGTCCGTCGGCTCCCCCCAGGACAGCCTCTCCCTCGGCAGCGTCCAACTCCTCGGGACGGGCAAAGGCAAGACCTTCAAGATCGAGAAGCTCGAATCGAGCGGCGGGGACCTCGACGCCTCGGGCACGGGGACCGTCATCCTCACCGAACCGCTGGGCCGCAGCCGCCTTTCCCTGAACCTCGCCCTGCGCCCGGGCCAGGCCCTCGACAAGGGGCTTGCAGACCTGCTGGGACTCTTCGCCAAGAAAAACCGGGACGGATCCTACCGGCTGCGGGTCGGCGGCACATTGGCCAAACCCCGCATATAA
- a CDS encoding DUF3187 family protein has protein sequence MTGIRSALLLLAGLTLLLGPARAWPLELTPFQTANRSPLVLGYGLPPLPDAKRLPAGRTSALLTVDLASNYTESTRDREQIVLDGETYRFDLALRCGLSPTLEVRADIPYISHRGGFLDGFIEDFHDLFGLPQGGRDKAPRNRLLYSYVRDGRQEIALEENAEGLGDVRLSGAWQLYEEEGGLRSATVFGSLKLPTGDSDRLLGSGSTDLAFGLSGSLATLSSWGPIRAWGGGGLLLMTEGDLLPQQQNQAAGFGALGAGWAPLPWLAFKLQLDGHTSFYGGSDFEEVDFPSMQVVMGGTLGLAPETALDIAVVEDIAVNTAPDAVFHFALRHNF, from the coding sequence ATGACAGGGATTCGATCCGCCCTCTTGCTCCTGGCCGGCCTGACCCTGCTCCTCGGACCGGCGCGCGCCTGGCCCCTGGAGCTCACGCCCTTCCAAACCGCCAACCGCAGCCCCCTCGTTCTGGGCTACGGGCTGCCTCCCCTGCCCGATGCGAAGCGACTGCCCGCAGGCCGCACTTCCGCCCTGCTGACCGTCGACCTCGCCAGCAACTACACCGAAAGCACCAGGGACCGGGAGCAGATCGTGCTCGACGGGGAGACCTACCGCTTCGACCTCGCCCTGCGCTGCGGCCTTTCCCCGACCCTGGAAGTGCGGGCCGACATCCCCTACATCAGCCACCGCGGAGGCTTTCTCGACGGCTTCATCGAAGACTTCCACGACCTGTTCGGCCTGCCCCAGGGAGGCCGGGACAAGGCCCCCCGCAACCGGCTCCTGTACAGCTACGTCCGAGACGGCCGGCAGGAGATCGCCCTGGAGGAGAACGCCGAAGGCCTCGGGGACGTGCGCCTGTCGGGCGCCTGGCAACTTTACGAGGAGGAGGGCGGACTGCGCTCGGCCACCGTCTTCGGAAGCCTCAAGCTGCCCACCGGGGACAGCGACCGCCTGCTCGGCAGCGGCAGCACCGACCTGGCCTTCGGTCTGAGCGGCAGCCTCGCCACCCTGTCGTCCTGGGGACCGATCCGGGCCTGGGGCGGGGGCGGCCTGCTCCTGATGACCGAAGGCGACCTGCTGCCGCAGCAGCAGAACCAGGCCGCCGGGTTCGGCGCTCTGGGCGCGGGCTGGGCCCCCCTGCCCTGGCTGGCCTTCAAGCTCCAGCTGGACGGCCACACCTCCTTCTACGGCGGCAGCGACTTCGAGGAGGTCGACTTCCCCTCCATGCAGGTCGTCATGGGCGGCACCCTGGGACTGGCGCCGGAGACGGCACTGGACATCGCCGTCGTTGAGGACATCGCTGTCAACACCGCCCCGGACGCGGTTTTCCACTTCGCCCTGCGCCACAATTTCTAG